The genomic DNA TCTCCTGAGCTGTCGAGGGCAGCAAGGACTTCCTGGGCGTGGGTTTCGGGCTTGACCGTGGTGAAAATGTGGCTAATTTTGCCTGCGGGGTCAATGATGAAGGTATGGCGCATGATACCCATGAACTCCCTACCCATCATTTTTTTGAGACCATAGCTGTCGTAGGCAGTGGCAACACGGTAGTCAGTATCGCTGAGCAGGGGGAAGGGGAGTTGGTATTTGCTGCTAAATTTTTGATGGGATTTGCCATCATCACCACTGATCCCTAGCACTACTACACCCCTTGCCTCTAGTTCGCCATAGATGTCACGAAAGCCACAGGCTTCCTTGGTGCAGCCAGGGGTATCATCCTTGGGATAGAAATAGAGCACTACTCGCTTGCCCCGCAAATCTGCTAGGCTGACAATATTTCCCTCCCCGTCGGGCAGGCTAAAATCGGGGGCAGGGTCTCCTACTTGTAGTTTCATGCTGGGGTGTGAATATCGCTGTGTTGTTAGTTTAGCAGAACTGCCACGCCTAACAGCGGCATTGGTGGACTCCATAGTGCCCCCGATCGTGTTTTTACTCCAGGGCAATTTGGGGGCAGGGAAGACTACCTTTGTCCAGGCCTTGGGGAGGAGTTTAGGCATAAAAGAGCAAATTACTAGCCCCACCTTCACCTTAATTGATGAGTATTACAGTGGCAAATTTCCCCTTTACCACATCGACCTTTATCGCCTGGAACCAATTGCCATTCCCGAACTCCATTTAGAGTTGTACTGGCAGGACAGCTCAGAATTTCCCGCCGGCGTAGTGGCGATCGAGTGGAGCGAAAAACTCCCCCACCTACCCCCCCAATTCATTGCGATCGCATTTAGTCCCACCGAAACAGAGGATACCCGATTACTGACTTGGTCTGCCCAAGGGGAACAGGCTATCTCCCTCTTAGCCCACTTTTGGCAAAGTTTACACCCCTGACTTAGTGGTGGAAATTCTCTCCCCGGGTAATATAGTAGCAGAATTACATGCATCAGAGAGTATTTCGCTAATGGCTGCCGCCTCGTTTGGCTACTTCATCCTGAAGAACAATATGTTTTAGTCTATCATCAGCCCCAGCCAGACCAACTAGAGCGAGTCGGAGACTGCTTGGAAGGTGAAGATGTCTTACCTGGTTTCTCATTAGATTTGACAGAATTCTTCACCGAACCTGACCTGTAACCCAAAGAAGCTAAGCTATCATTTTTGCTACTAGTCTCACTCTACAATCAAATGTTTAGCAAATTCCCAGAAAGCGTGGTTAACCGATCGGGCTTAGTATCGTCATTGCAGGATTTCCAGGGTCAGTTCTTCCTTCCTGTGGTTTAACACTGCTGCCGCCTCTTCTCTCAGCTTTTCTCTGGTTTTAGGATAGCCAGTCCTTTTAGTCAATATTTGGTTTTTAACGGGTTAGTTAAAAAAGTAGCTCTGTTAACTTTCACCCCTTGTACAACTAGTTCCAGTCAGAAGGGAAGGAAATGTGTCAGAACTACAAGAAGTAAATTAGTTAGCTAAGCCACCCTACCTTGACTCCCATTGGTTTTTCCCATCTATCTATATCAGTGAGTGAGCAAAACTCTCCCCTCACTCTGGGGTCTACCCTAGGCAAAAATCATGGGTCGTCTGGGGATCGAACCCAGGGCCAATCGGTTAAAAGCCGAGTGCTCTA from Pseudanabaenaceae cyanobacterium SKYG29 includes the following:
- the tsaE gene encoding tRNA (adenosine(37)-N6)-threonylcarbamoyltransferase complex ATPase subunit type 1 TsaE, with the protein product MLGCEYRCVVSLAELPRLTAALVDSIVPPIVFLLQGNLGAGKTTFVQALGRSLGIKEQITSPTFTLIDEYYSGKFPLYHIDLYRLEPIAIPELHLELYWQDSSEFPAGVVAIEWSEKLPHLPPQFIAIAFSPTETEDTRLLTWSAQGEQAISLLAHFWQSLHP
- the bcp gene encoding thioredoxin-dependent thiol peroxidase, with translation MKLQVGDPAPDFSLPDGEGNIVSLADLRGKRVVLYFYPKDDTPGCTKEACGFRDIYGELEARGVVVLGISGDDGKSHQKFSSKYQLPFPLLSDTDYRVATAYDSYGLKKMMGREFMGIMRHTFIIDPAGKISHIFTTVKPETHAQEVLAALDSSGDGN